In Phycisphaerae bacterium, the following proteins share a genomic window:
- a CDS encoding Bro-N domain-containing protein, with the protein MTDELIPTTKIAVFRKKEIRKTIHNNEWWFVIMDVITALTDSAQPNGYIKDMRRRDIELAKGWGQIATPLSVQTAGGIQKLNCANTEGIFRIIQSIPSPKAEPFKLWLAKVGYERIQEIEDPEIATKRTRALYKAKGYSDDWIEKRMRGIAIREELTDEWKNHGVKVEKEYEILTAEISKAAFGLTPGQYKKLKGLKRENLRDHMTDLELIFSMLGEASTTQITRVEAPDGFDENKSVARRGGNVAGIARKKLEQETRRKVISKGNYLQKPQNKRFKDNK; encoded by the coding sequence ATGACAGATGAGTTAATCCCCACAACAAAAATAGCTGTTTTTAGGAAGAAAGAAATCAGAAAAACCATTCATAATAACGAGTGGTGGTTTGTCATTATGGATGTCATCACCGCTCTGACGGATTCAGCCCAGCCAAATGGGTATATTAAAGATATGCGCAGAAGAGATATTGAGCTTGCCAAAGGGTGGGGGCAGATTGCCACCCCCCTTTCCGTGCAAACAGCCGGGGGCATACAAAAATTAAATTGTGCCAATACTGAAGGCATTTTTCGTATAATTCAGTCAATTCCATCGCCTAAGGCGGAGCCTTTTAAGCTTTGGCTGGCTAAAGTTGGCTATGAACGAATACAGGAAATCGAAGACCCTGAAATTGCGACTAAACGCACAAGGGCTTTATATAAAGCCAAAGGATACAGTGACGACTGGATTGAAAAACGGATGCGAGGTATTGCTATCCGCGAAGAACTTACCGATGAATGGAAAAATCATGGTGTCAAAGTTGAGAAAGAATACGAAATTTTAACAGCTGAAATATCCAAAGCAGCCTTTGGCCTTACTCCCGGCCAATACAAAAAACTTAAAGGATTAAAACGAGAAAACTTGCGTGACCATATGACTGATTTGGAACTTATTTTTTCAATGCTTGGAGAGGCTTCAACAACACAGATTACAAGGGTTGAAGCTCCCGATGGTTTTGATGAAAATAAAAGCGTCGCGCGGCGAGGAGGAAATGTTGCTGGTATAGCGAGAAAAAAACTCGAGCAGGAAACCCGTCGCAAGGTGATTAGCAAGGGAAATTATCTCCAAAAACCACAAAATAAGAGATTTAAGGATAACAAATAA
- a CDS encoding PfkB family carbohydrate kinase: MSLLVTGSIGIDTVITPQGKSENCIGGSAVYFAMAASFFSPVRFVGVVGADCPFDLAKVFSGRDVDLSGLEVRSGSKTFRWKGSYQGDMSQAITDAMELNVLSERQPIVPENFRDSEYVFLANTHPSLQIQLLDQLKQPKFIVADTMNCWIDSQAEELKKLLQRINVLVLNEGEAKMLTKCDNLAVAAQELIKMGPKAVIIKKGSNGSIALDSDGHWSVIGAYPTIHLKDPTGAGDAFAGALMGYLASADRTDAKSLRKAIAYGTVTASIVIEGFSLSSIASISKSAIDKRLNELKEIMEF; the protein is encoded by the coding sequence ATGAGTTTGCTTGTAACAGGTTCGATAGGAATTGATACCGTAATAACGCCGCAGGGCAAAAGTGAAAATTGTATCGGCGGTTCAGCCGTCTATTTCGCGATGGCGGCCAGTTTCTTCTCGCCGGTACGTTTTGTCGGCGTTGTCGGAGCGGATTGTCCGTTCGATTTGGCCAAGGTTTTTTCCGGCAGGGATGTCGACCTTTCCGGCCTCGAAGTCCGCAGCGGCAGCAAAACGTTCAGATGGAAAGGTTCGTATCAGGGCGATATGAGCCAGGCGATAACCGATGCGATGGAACTGAATGTCCTGTCCGAACGCCAGCCGATTGTGCCGGAAAATTTCAGGGACAGCGAATACGTTTTTCTCGCCAATACTCATCCGTCATTGCAGATACAGCTTCTCGACCAGTTAAAACAGCCTAAATTTATTGTCGCAGATACCATGAACTGCTGGATAGACAGCCAGGCGGAAGAGTTAAAAAAATTACTGCAGAGAATAAACGTCCTCGTACTAAACGAAGGCGAAGCAAAGATGCTTACCAAATGCGATAATCTCGCTGTCGCCGCGCAGGAGCTGATAAAGATGGGCCCCAAAGCTGTGATAATCAAGAAAGGCTCCAACGGCTCAATTGCACTGGACAGCGACGGCCACTGGTCTGTGATAGGAGCGTATCCGACTATCCATCTTAAGGACCCGACAGGCGCAGGCGATGCCTTTGCGGGAGCACTGATGGGATATCTTGCCTCGGCCGACAGAACAGACGCCAAATCTCTCCGCAAGGCGATAGCTTATGGTACGGTTACGGCATCGATTGTAATCGAAGGTTTTTCATTGTCGTCAATCGCGTCAATCAGCAAAAGCGCGATTGATAAAAGACTTAACGAATTAAAAGAAATTATGGAATTTTAA
- the thpR gene encoding RNA 2',3'-cyclic phosphodiesterase, producing MRCFIAIDIDDRLRGEIEKLQSQFRKRLKNQAGIKWVRPELIHLTLKFLGEVEDGRAEEIGQAIELVCAAHKSFELEFSTVGTFGRPAKVLWLGGKKQNTELEKLVQDIEETFEELDFEKEQRPFSPHLTLARIRDDRSGKQTAELADNFGPVNAGTIKVDAVCFYKSQLTSDGPVYTLLRKINFM from the coding sequence ATGAGATGTTTCATTGCGATAGATATTGATGATAGACTTCGCGGGGAGATTGAAAAACTCCAGAGCCAGTTCAGGAAACGGCTGAAAAATCAGGCCGGGATAAAATGGGTCAGACCGGAACTTATCCACCTTACACTGAAATTTTTAGGCGAGGTTGAAGACGGCAGAGCCGAAGAAATCGGCCAGGCGATTGAACTGGTTTGTGCGGCACATAAAAGTTTCGAGCTTGAATTTTCCACGGTCGGCACTTTCGGCAGACCAGCAAAAGTACTCTGGCTGGGCGGGAAAAAACAGAATACCGAGCTTGAAAAACTTGTGCAGGATATCGAAGAGACTTTCGAGGAACTTGATTTTGAAAAAGAGCAAAGGCCTTTTAGTCCGCATCTTACACTTGCCAGAATAAGGGACGACCGTTCCGGTAAACAGACAGCCGAGCTTGCCGACAATTTCGGCCCGGTCAATGCAGGTACTATAAAAGTTGATGCGGTATGCTTTTATAAAAGTCAGTTGACATCTGACGGTCCTGTATATACGCTGTTGAGGAAAATTAACTTTATGTAA